A stretch of Flavobacterium sp. N2270 DNA encodes these proteins:
- a CDS encoding response regulator transcription factor, translating into MTDKIKIILSDDEELFRKGILFLLQREPNFEIIFEASNGEDLIEYLNTSNNYPDIILMDLKMPLLNGVEATKIIHKKFPNIKTIALTSYNTQSFIANMINVGASSYLVKNASPKEMIFTINEVFDKGFYYNENVMKVIHQDIISSSQNTKSNLDEDFLTNREKEVLSLICNQLSTAEIAEKLFISPRTVDGHRNNLLIKTESKNMAGLVVFAIQNKIIQINEDSI; encoded by the coding sequence ATGACAGATAAAATAAAAATTATATTATCAGACGACGAAGAATTATTTAGAAAAGGTATTTTGTTTCTTTTACAAAGAGAGCCTAACTTTGAAATAATTTTTGAAGCTTCAAACGGTGAAGATCTAATTGAGTATTTAAATACTAGTAATAATTACCCAGATATTATTTTAATGGATTTAAAAATGCCATTACTAAATGGCGTTGAGGCTACTAAAATAATTCATAAAAAATTTCCAAATATTAAAACAATCGCATTAACAAGCTATAATACACAATCATTTATTGCTAATATGATTAATGTTGGAGCTTCGTCATATTTAGTTAAAAATGCTTCTCCTAAAGAAATGATTTTTACAATTAATGAGGTTTTTGATAAGGGCTTTTATTATAATGAAAATGTAATGAAGGTTATCCATCAAGATATAATTTCTTCTTCACAAAATACCAAAAGTAATTTAGATGAAGATTTTCTTACCAATAGAGAAAAAGAAGTTTTATCTTTAATTTGTAATCAGTTGAGTACTGCAGAGATTGCTGAAAAATTATTTATTAGTCCTAGAACTGTTGATGGACATAGAAATAACTTACTAATTAAGACCGAATCTAAAAATATGGCTGGATTAGTAGTTTTTGCAATTCAAAATAAAATTATTCAAATTAACGAAGATAGTATATAG
- a CDS encoding sensor histidine kinase, translated as MDNPNEILEINRLIVSLVLSFLMASIIFIVFFYFSRKKIIKQKLAKKDLEITHQNEMLRAVVFTQEEERKRIAQDLHDDISSKLNVVSLNSHLLTTPNLSFEEQQEIVGNIVQLTSKALENSRRIAHDLLPPVLEKFGLNSGIQELVADYNSTKVAKVNYENLVSFENLDFNSQLHIFRILQELLNNSIKHGKPTEISISFKKVKTQTEMIFKDNGLGFDMKNGSFKKGLGLRNIESRVDFINGSIKCNSSIGNGITVIINY; from the coding sequence ATGGATAATCCTAATGAAATTTTAGAAATAAACAGACTAATTGTTAGTTTAGTACTTTCTTTTTTAATGGCAAGTATAATATTTATTGTTTTCTTTTATTTCTCCAGAAAGAAAATTATTAAACAGAAACTTGCTAAAAAAGATTTAGAAATAACTCATCAAAACGAAATGTTAAGAGCTGTAGTTTTTACTCAAGAAGAAGAACGAAAACGAATTGCTCAAGATTTGCATGATGATATTAGTTCAAAATTAAATGTTGTTTCTTTAAACAGTCATTTATTAACTACACCCAATTTGTCTTTTGAAGAGCAACAAGAAATTGTTGGAAATATCGTTCAACTAACAAGCAAAGCACTAGAAAACTCAAGAAGAATTGCACATGATTTATTACCTCCTGTTTTAGAAAAATTTGGTTTAAACTCTGGTATTCAAGAACTAGTTGCCGATTACAATAGTACTAAGGTTGCTAAAGTTAATTATGAGAATTTAGTTTCATTTGAGAATTTAGATTTTAACTCTCAATTGCATATCTTTAGAATTTTACAAGAATTACTAAATAATTCAATTAAACACGGTAAACCAACAGAAATTTCTATTAGCTTTAAAAAAGTAAAAACCCAAACTGAAATGATTTTTAAAGATAACGGTTTAGGATTTGATATGAAAAATGGTTCTTTTAAAAAAGGATTAGGTTTAAGAAATATAGAAAGTAGAGTTGATTTTATTAATGGAAGTATTAAGTGTAATTCTAGTATAGGAAATGGAATTACAGTAATAATTAACTATTAA
- the dnaB gene encoding replicative DNA helicase, protein MENIKNFSAFKADKATLINLEKGKLPPQAIDLEEAVLGAMMIDKKGVDEVIDILQPDAFYKEAHKHIFEAIVTLFNDTQPIDLLTVSAQLKKEAKLDLAGGDFYLIQLTQKISSSAHIEFHSRIILQKFIQRSLIKISNEIIEESYDETTDVFDLLDKAESKLYEVTQGNIKRSSETAQSLVIQAKKRIEEIAGKEGLSGIPTGFHDLDKLTSGWQPSDLIIVAARPGMGKTAFTLSMARNMAIDYGAPVAFFSLEMSSVQLITRLISSETGLSSEKLRTGKLEKHEWEQLSIKVKDLEKAPLFIDDTPSLSIFDLRAKARRLASQHGIKLIVVDYLQLMTAGGNSKGGGNREQEISTISRNLKALAKELEIPVIALSQLSRAVETRGSSKRPLLSDLRESGAIEQDADIVSFIYRPEYYKIDEWDDDEQSPTQGQAEFIVAKHRNGGLDNIRLKFVGNLGKFDNLDTFGNTFDDLPSKMNLDDSNPFITPNLPSPNEAFGSNMNDFDDDSDVPF, encoded by the coding sequence ATGGAAAACATCAAAAACTTTAGTGCTTTTAAAGCAGATAAAGCGACTTTAATAAACCTTGAAAAAGGAAAGTTACCACCACAAGCAATAGACCTTGAGGAGGCTGTTTTAGGTGCAATGATGATTGATAAAAAAGGGGTAGATGAAGTAATTGATATTTTACAACCAGATGCATTTTATAAAGAAGCGCATAAACATATTTTTGAGGCCATTGTTACACTTTTCAACGATACGCAACCTATTGACTTATTAACGGTTTCAGCCCAATTAAAAAAAGAGGCTAAGCTAGATTTAGCTGGTGGAGATTTCTATCTTATTCAGTTAACGCAAAAAATATCATCTTCAGCACATATTGAATTTCACTCAAGAATTATTCTTCAAAAATTCATTCAAAGAAGTTTAATTAAAATTTCTAATGAAATTATTGAAGAGTCTTACGATGAAACTACAGATGTATTTGATTTGCTTGATAAAGCTGAATCAAAATTATATGAAGTAACACAAGGTAATATTAAACGTAGTTCTGAAACAGCTCAAAGTTTAGTAATTCAGGCTAAAAAGCGTATTGAAGAAATTGCAGGTAAAGAAGGTCTAAGTGGAATTCCAACAGGTTTTCATGATTTAGATAAACTAACTTCAGGTTGGCAACCGTCTGATTTAATTATTGTAGCTGCTCGTCCTGGTATGGGTAAAACAGCATTTACACTTTCTATGGCTAGAAATATGGCTATCGATTACGGAGCGCCTGTTGCATTTTTCTCTTTAGAGATGTCTTCAGTTCAGCTAATTACGCGTTTAATTTCTTCTGAAACAGGTTTGTCTTCTGAAAAATTGAGAACGGGTAAATTAGAAAAACATGAATGGGAGCAACTTTCAATAAAAGTAAAAGACTTAGAAAAAGCACCTTTATTTATTGATGATACACCTTCTTTATCAATTTTCGATTTACGTGCAAAAGCAAGACGTTTAGCTTCTCAACACGGTATAAAACTTATTGTTGTTGATTATTTGCAATTAATGACGGCTGGTGGAAACAGTAAAGGTGGCGGAAATCGTGAGCAAGAAATTTCTACTATTTCTCGAAACTTAAAAGCATTAGCAAAAGAATTAGAAATTCCAGTTATAGCACTTTCACAACTTTCTCGTGCTGTAGAAACTCGTGGATCTAGTAAGAGACCATTGTTGTCTGATCTTCGTGAATCTGGAGCGATTGAGCAAGATGCCGATATTGTATCGTTTATATACCGTCCAGAATACTATAAAATTGATGAATGGGATGATGATGAACAGTCTCCAACTCAAGGTCAGGCTGAATTTATTGTTGCAAAGCATCGTAATGGTGGTTTAGATAATATTCGATTAAAATTCGTAGGAAATCTTGGTAAGTTTGATAACCTTGATACTTTTGGTAATACATTTGATGATTTACCTTCTAAAATGAACTTAGATGATTCAAACCCATTTATAACGCCAAATTTACCTTCTCCTAATGAAGCTTTTGGAAGTAATATGAATGATTTTGATGATGATTCTGATGTTCCGTTTTAA
- a CDS encoding acetyl-CoA carboxylase carboxyltransferase subunit alpha, protein MEYLDFELPIKELEDQLDKCQIIGEESDVDVTATCKQIEKKLKETKKNIYKNLTAWQRVQLSRHPDRPYTLDHINALCKGTFLELFGDRGVKDDKAMVGGLGKINGQSYMLIGQQKGYNTKTRQYRNFGMANPEGYRKALRLMRMAEKFGIPVVTLIDTPGAYPGLEAEERGQGEAIARNIFEMFRLQVPIITVIVGEGASGGALGIGVGDKVFMLENTWYSVISPESCSSILWRSWEFKEQAAEALKLTAIDMKKQNLIDDIIPEPLGGAHHDRETTFKTVEEYITKAFNELNKLSTKELIAKRMDKYSNMGEFKE, encoded by the coding sequence ATGGAATATTTAGATTTTGAACTTCCTATTAAAGAGTTAGAAGATCAATTAGACAAATGTCAAATAATTGGTGAAGAATCTGATGTTGATGTTACTGCAACATGTAAACAAATAGAAAAAAAATTAAAAGAGACTAAGAAAAATATATATAAGAATCTTACTGCTTGGCAACGTGTACAATTGTCTAGACATCCTGACAGACCTTATACTTTAGATCATATTAACGCACTTTGTAAAGGTACTTTTTTAGAACTTTTTGGAGATAGAGGAGTTAAAGATGACAAAGCAATGGTTGGAGGTTTAGGTAAAATAAACGGACAATCTTATATGTTAATAGGTCAACAAAAAGGTTATAATACTAAAACAAGACAGTATCGAAATTTTGGTATGGCTAACCCAGAAGGTTATAGAAAAGCCCTTCGTTTAATGAGAATGGCTGAAAAGTTTGGTATTCCAGTTGTTACTTTAATTGATACTCCTGGAGCTTATCCAGGTTTAGAAGCTGAAGAAAGAGGTCAAGGAGAAGCAATTGCTCGAAATATTTTTGAGATGTTTCGTCTTCAAGTGCCAATAATTACTGTAATTGTTGGAGAAGGTGCTTCGGGTGGAGCACTAGGAATTGGTGTTGGAGATAAAGTTTTTATGTTAGAAAACACTTGGTATTCTGTTATTTCTCCAGAATCTTGTTCGTCAATTTTATGGAGAAGCTGGGAATTTAAAGAACAAGCAGCTGAAGCATTGAAATTGACTGCAATTGACATGAAAAAGCAAAATTTAATTGATGATATTATTCCTGAACCATTAGGAGGAGCTCATCATGATAGAGAAACTACATTTAAAACTGTTGAAGAATATATTACTAAAGCTTTTAACGAATTAAATAAATTATCAACAAAAGAATTAATAGCTAAAAGAATGGACAAATACAGTAATATGGGTGAGTTCAAAGAATAA
- a CDS encoding DMT family transporter: protein MQNDNFKSYALLHLIVFIWGFTAILGALISLDALPLVWWRMSLAVVFILIYIRFKKIKTKIPRKTVFAFLFAGLVIALHWLTFFKAIKVSNVSVTLACLSTGAFFTSILEPLLFGKKVVWYEVLFGLIVVGGLYIIFNVEVDYVLGIVLALTSAFLSALFTVINAKYTKIYMPSVISLYELVGGVSFLSIYLLFSGGFTSEFFSLSIEDLGWLTLLASVCTAYAFIASVKVMKYLSPYTVMLTINLEPIYGIILALLIFKDSEHMNPMFYVGAAIILLTVILNGLIKKYKKPETN from the coding sequence ATGCAAAACGATAATTTTAAAAGTTATGCTTTACTTCATCTAATTGTTTTTATTTGGGGTTTTACAGCTATTTTAGGAGCTTTAATTTCTTTAGACGCTTTGCCTTTAGTTTGGTGGAGAATGTCTTTAGCAGTTGTTTTTATCTTAATATATATTAGATTTAAAAAAATAAAAACAAAAATTCCAAGAAAAACAGTATTTGCATTTCTATTTGCTGGATTGGTAATTGCTTTACATTGGTTAACTTTTTTTAAAGCCATAAAAGTTTCTAATGTTTCAGTTACCTTAGCTTGCTTATCTACGGGAGCTTTTTTTACATCAATTTTAGAACCTTTATTGTTTGGAAAAAAAGTAGTTTGGTATGAAGTTTTATTTGGTTTAATCGTAGTAGGCGGATTATACATTATATTTAATGTAGAAGTTGACTATGTTTTAGGAATCGTTTTAGCGTTAACTTCGGCTTTCTTGTCTGCTCTTTTTACAGTTATTAATGCAAAATATACTAAAATATACATGCCTTCTGTAATTTCATTATACGAATTAGTGGGTGGAGTTAGTTTTTTAAGTATTTACTTGCTTTTTTCAGGCGGATTTACATCTGAATTTTTCTCACTTTCTATCGAAGATTTAGGTTGGTTAACATTATTAGCTTCAGTTTGTACGGCTTATGCCTTTATTGCTTCAGTAAAAGTGATGAAATATTTAAGCCCTTATACGGTTATGCTAACCATAAACTTAGAGCCAATTTACGGAATCATACTTGCGCTTTTAATTTTTAAAGATTCAGAACACATGAATCCAATGTTTTACGTAGGTGCCGCAATTATTTTATTAACAGTCATTTTAAATGGATTAATAAAAAAATATAAAAAACCAGAAACTAATTAA